The nucleotide window acaaggttctatcgagcgtattgtgtgaaagattaaagcccaccgtcaacaaactgattggaccttatcagtgtggcttcagacctggtaaatcaacaaccgaccagatattcaccatgcgccaaatcttggaaaagacccgtgaaaggagaatcgacactcaccacctattcgtcgatttcaaagctgctttcgacagcacgaaaaggagctgcctttatgccgcgatgtctgaatatggtatccccgcaaaactaatacggctgtgtgaactgacgttgaacaacactaaaagctccgcCAGGATCTCTTcaagccgtttgataccaaacgaggtttgagacaagacgactccctaccgtgagacttcttcaatctgcttctggagaaaataattcgagctgcagaacttaatcgaacagggacaatcttttataagagtgtacagctgctggcgttcgccgatgatattgatatcatcggtctcaacacccgcgccgttagttctgctttctccagactgaataaggaagcaaaacaaatgggtctggcagtgaacgagggcaagacgaaatatctcctgtcatcaaacaaacagtcgtcgcactcgcgacttggcactcacgtcactgttgacagtcataactttgaagttgtagataatttcgtctatttaggaaccagcattaacaccaccaacaatgtcagcctagaaatccaacgcaggattactcttgccaataggtgatACTTTGGGCTgcgtaggcaattgaaaagtaaagtcctctctcgacgaacaaaaaccaaactctataagtcgctcataattcccgtcctgctatatggtgcagaggcttggacgatgacagcaaccgatgagtcgacgttgcgagttttcgagagaaaagttctgcggaagatttatggtcctttgcgcgttggccacggcgaataccgcatacgatggaacgatgagctgtacgagatatatgacgacatcgacatagttcagcgaattgagagacagcggctacgctggctaggtcatgttgtccggatggatgaaaacactccagctctgaaagtattcgacgcagtacccgccgcgggaagcagaggaagaggaagacctccactccggtggaaggaccaagtggagaaggacctggcctcgcttggaatatccaattggcgccacgtagcgaagagaagaaacgattggcgcgctgttgttgactcggctataaccgcgtaagctgtGCCTACGCCAGTAAGGAAGAAGAAGTGCCTCGACGACTTTAGTTTAGAAACTCTCTCATTTATGTCAATAGCATTGATACCACATTTCTGGTAGAAAGCCCGCTCTAAACTTTGACCTTCGAATCCCTTGGACTGCAAAAACTCGTGCAAGTATTCAACTTTTCTTGTAAAATGTGATCAGGGCATTTTGAGGGATCATAACTTCTTGTTTGggataaatttaaaatcttcTAGAATCTGTAAAAATGGTTGATCTGCAGTCTGATCTGGGACTTTTCTAATTTACCTGATATTGCCGTTGGAAAAGAGGTGCAATGAGCTTCTTTACGCTTGCATCGAAGTTATCAGTTAAGTGTCATCTGTCAAGAGCCCTCTATCAACTCTAGTTTCAGGTTATCAGACTATCACTTTCAAGTGGAGGTGGCTGCGCTCAAGGTAGCCATAGATATACTACTGCAGGGTGAAGTTCCTTCAGAGAGTTCTTTAACACTGATAGCCGAGCCACTGTACTTTTTACAAACTCTCTAAATATGTGCTTAAAACAAGTCAAGGAATGCATGACCTCATTATCACCGGCTTTACGCTTTTTCCATAAAAGACTTGCATGGGTGCCCGGTCACAGCCGAATGCCCGAAAATTGCAAATCCGATGAGCTTGCTAGGAAGGGCATACTTTCGCGAATTTCAAATGATTGGGTTGTCCAATTTCCTCTTTCACTCTAGCCTTGGACCTATGGATTTTCAGTCAGCTTGGCAGGCGCTGCTCAATTAGCAGAACTTGATCGACTGTGAGATCTTTTTGATCCTAAGTGAACCGTAATAGGTCCTCCGACCTACTTAGTTAAGCCAGAATTTGTGCGACTACGAGATCATTCTAAACATACCGTTAGAGGTGCTCCGAACTACTTGCACTTAGCAAAGTCAAACTCAATAGATTTACATACGGTacaactaaatattttgttggacGCACTTTTCTCTAAGCTTTAAATGATTCGTGATGCACTTCAAGAAGTCTTTTGGTAATACAAAGAACATTTATCTCTCTAAATGTGATGAATCGCTTTTGAATCAACTCTGCGACCTAACCTCATCTTcaacaatatatttcaattttctcaAAAGAGAAAACATTTGAATGGCTCGGCAATctaaagtttttatttgataagccGTTTGAGTATTACACACTCTTAAGCTgccgcctaaaagtatgccaaGCGCGTGAAAGTAACATGTGTTCCACTTAcgttaaagaaatatttgtaagtaaatTTAGGTAATAAAATTTCACgagcatttttcttttatttcttcttttcgtttaACAAGTTTTTCCTGCAATTCATCAGCGCCTGCCGCCAACGGCGTCGTGTAGGCTTAAAATTTGTACaattaatttcaacaaatttaaaactttcgAAATGCCTGTCATTCGGCGCTTTTGTTGTTATGCTTTCCTTACATATACTCTCATCCCCATAACAGTAACCTTGCTTGCGCTACAGCGCCGATTTAAGGGTGAAGCCAACGAAAGCCGTAAAAACAGGGCAGATATAATTTTAAGCTGCCTAAACgagtaaactttttaatttaaatcgaATTTTAAAAAACATCTTCCAGCTATTGAGCGGAAGCTGCAGTAAACTTTTCTTTTTGCACAATAAAAAGTTTGTAGCGCCAGCATATCATTATGACGAGGGGAGGAGTGAAATTTCAATGCCAAGTTCACTCAACTtattctgtgtgtgtgtgtatttgtgtcgTGTTTGCAAACGCATCCAATTTTTATGAGCATCATATTAAATAAGAAAGAGGGGATTTTTCATAATTCGTCCTTAACTGTTACTGTCACAACGTGCAGGAAAGCGATAGGGTCTTGTGCTTATAAATTCATTTCGAGGTGCCCTtctttagagaaaaaaaatgatAAGCCAGTTGAAGGCAATTTATTTCGCTAGTGTTAACTATTTACGTATAACTTTGGTGAGCTTAAACAAATTGTGATTTCGATTGttgatttcgggatcccgaaatttcgggattatgtaaaaataactcatatatgtatatataataataataaattattaaatctcGAGATCCCGACTTctgatttcgggatcccgaaatttcgggattatgaaaatcttttaaaattttgtgcacCTTgatctatatttttaaattattcttaactatattttcttgtagaaattttttagaactaACCAATTTATACTTGTTTAGTTTaagctttcaaaacaaaattgttgctatttttcTTAACCACCAGTGTAAGTGCAGCAAATAAACCAATTAAACTCCATTGATTTCGCTATTGTTAACTAATTACACATAATTTTGGTGGGTTTGTGCTCCCGTTTTctgatttcgggatcccgaaatttcgagattatgaaaaaatagctcaataatattaagtagtatatttttttcaaattataaaaatttgtcatCCCGATTTctaatttcgggatcccgaaatttcgggattataaagaaattatatcaattacattaaattgtaataatttataaaaattcgtGATTCCGATTTcgtatttcgggatcccgaaatttcgcgattatgaaaaaatagctcaatttcattaaataataataatttataaaagttcATCATCCCGATTTcgtatttcgggatcccgaaatttcgcgattatgaaaaaatagctcaataatattaaataatatttttattttattttcagaattAATACAACTAAAAAATGCCCGGTAAGTGTCATGCACCAGTAAATTTTAACTcatatattaaatacttttaatattataattttctatttttcataacaaatgCGTTATTATTGCTTTCTTTCAagctattttcattttaatcaaATTCTCAACCTTTTACctatcgattttatttattttctttattattattatcttttttaatggcagaaattgcatttttttatcttattgcTAATAATATACCAACATATTGTTGCACTATAAATAATTATGCCTGAGTTCGCAGCAACTCAAACAGATATATTAGCTTATCATGcctacatatgcatgtatactgCTATGCCTCTGCAAATAATTAGCTTACAATATGCAATTGTTGGCATATTCAATTTTCCAGCTGAACTGAAGTGTAATTTAAACGAAAATTAGCGCAAATGAATGGAGTAATAGCTTTATAGATATGcgcataaacaaatataaatataactgtGCGTAAGCTTTGCGCTTAGTTATCGGTTATTATGAAATTAGTTGCAtgatttaattgaaaaacaaaacaatatcactcatacgccccgtgcAACCGCAAAAGCACATTTTATTATGGGCAGCCGCAAGCCATGCGTGAGTGTATATATGATAAAGATAAAAGCAAatgcatataaatgtatgtatgtatgcaagtgtgtGCGTGAGACACTATTATGTGGCAAGCTTTTGAATGCGTGATTGTGGTTACCTAGTCTACTGCATACGCACATAGATGCcttacacatatatgtatactagtaGATCTGTATGCCTTTAGTGCTCACGTAAATTACGCTGACGTTTATTATGATAAaggcataaataatttttaaattaaatatcaacGCTTTGTTGCACATtatttgccgttgttgttgttgttggcgttgtttgCATTGTTGCGCACGCTGCATAAGGCTGGCGGATATGGCGCGTAAAACATGCGTTCAACGGAAACCGGATGCGGAAATAACGCCATAAATTTAGTTGCAAATGCCGACAGTAGAACAAGCTAAAacacagcacaacaacaacaactacaactactaTTGTAAATACGCTAAAGTCAACAACATTTCAAAGCCACGAACACGCACCGCACTGCGAGCGCTTactcacatatatgtacatacagcaGTAAATGGCTAGATGCGTATGCAGCCTATATAGTCAGCGCTGCCGTTGGCTTGTAGACTTTTCGCGTGCGTGCGTATTGACCGCTATATGTTGATGCGCGCATGAAAAGCGAAAAACCAGCAATAACAGCGGAGAATATTAGCGGCAAAAATGAgcgtatacaaatacatatatagggtggctgttgttgttgttcggcAGAAAGTTTTCATGAACTAATTTGGAAGCATGATACCGAGTTAagagtccttggccggataagaACCCGGGTAAGTTCCAGTTACTTAGAGCAGTCTATCGTGGGAACGGATATAGATTGTGTCACGGGATGCGTTTGCAGTACGAGATCTGCGGCAATACAAAGTTGGCTATTTTCGCTTTGAACTCCACTCTTTAGTTTGCTTTCCTTCTCTGTGTCTacttgaaattataaaaaaacgtaCTTTCTTGTGATACACCCTGTATTCATTCATTACGCACTGCTctggatatattaagtttgccccGAAGTTTGAAGCATTCAGAAGAATAGttagagaccctataaaatatatatgcttGTATACATAGCGTgatgagttgagtcgatttagccaggTCCGTCTCGCCTTTCTGTATTTATGCGAACTAGACcctgagtttttgagatatcgacccaAAATGTTATATACGTCATATTCTtgccaagaagctgctcatttgtcgaaaccgccgacATTGGCATACTagagcttatagctgtcatacaaactgaacgatcaaaattaagtgcttgtatggaaagctttttgatttgatgagatatcttcaggaaatttcacatggattattgtctaaggttATGaagtataatctccgaagaaattgttcggatcgaaaaactatagcatatagctgtcatacaactgAGCGATCAGCATCCATtccttttatggaaaacttttttattcgacgagatatcttcaagaccTTTGGCATGGTTATTGCCTAAGATAATGATATAAGAAGTTTTAAGATCGTgcaactatagcacatagctaccatacaaactgaacgttctatttgtgaagggtattagaAGGTTTGGCTtcggtgcagctgaagttaacgttttttctccattttgaaacaaaatttatagcCTTTTGCCTAACCAcgcatttaaatatgaatagCCTACAGTTATGTGTACTTGGGgctacgtgtgtgtgtgagtcacGTAGGACACATAAATAtctgcatattttaatttaactaaaaattatgttGCAACTTTGTTGTCATGCTGTGaacagtatacatatacatatgtatgtgcaaatgtTGATAAGCGCAGGAGATCATATTGTTGTGGCATTAAACAGGAGGCGACACACTCACactcatacaaacatatacatagatgcTTCCTGCATTAGAATGTTCACCGCAATGGCACTTAATTCTATTTAATATTGACGATGACGCGCACTTTTAATAAGCcaaacaaacacactcacattCACATGAATATATACACACTCCCAcctttataccatatatatacacacacacacagtgcgTTGCTGTGTCCATTAAGCGATACAACCAATTTGAGCTGCTGGCTGGCGGCATTATTTTGCATGTTGCTGCTAAATTAGGTATTAAATGGGTAgtttcgtgtgtgtgtgtgtgtctgtgcttACAATATGTCCTTGTTTGGGTGGCGCTATGTGTCTGTCGCTTGTGCAGCTCTATGACACTTCACTGCGCTTAATTTGACTATATGAATTATAAcggttattttgtttttaaatttaccgTTAATTACCCAATTAAAAGAGCGGAACGTGGTAGTGAGTTTTAGAGAGGCTAGAACTTGTGCGGAGCGATAATTTCTTAAGAATTTATGCGTGCAATTAGCGTTTGAAAGAAATTTACGGTTATGTGATTGTTGGTATATTTTGGGTCGAGTTagttgttaaattattttttttttgggactCAATTAGGTACGAGAAAGCGTTTCTGCCCACTATTTTCACTTGTGTAATTGActatacattagggtggataAGTGGATAAAAGACAAAAGATTCTCCTCCTCCGTCCTTCGTCGtacaattttctttgttttactATTATAAGATAGAAAAGTTTATATTTCTCCTCCGACTTCTACGTCTcctttattggtgtagacacgTCTTACGCGGTTTCAGCCAAGTAAACAACAGCGTGGCAGTCGTTTTTTTTCGCTGCTTGGTGTCAATTGGAGAtatcaagtgtagccaggtccttctccaactattctttccaacggaatggaggtcatTCTCTACCGCGACCTTCGGggactgcatcgaatacttacAGAGTAGGTCCGGCTTTGAAAGTAttatctgaaacctcgcttggtatcgaacggctcggagaggttctttccGATCATGACGGCAGCCCCTTTTCATGCtgttaaaagcagctttgaaatcagcGAAGTGGTGGATCGtattttaactgtttttttccaagaattggcgcatgatgaatatTTGGTCAGTTGTTGACTTTCCAGTCCTGAATTCCTACTAATTCCCGGTAGAAATATTCTCACCATAAATTCAGTATACTCTGGGCAGCAGTCTTTAGATCAACTCTGGGTGTTCCATAAGAATGTGTTTCGGATTTTAAACGTTCTGTTGGTGACCACATCTTTTAGTAGATCAGTTTATCAAATTAGCGGTACAAGTGATccgattttcattttcttctctttctaAATGAGTTGGTACCCAGTTAATTTTTAACGATCCCTGAAAGTCTTTATTGCTTCCTTATACATATAATCTAATAGAGTTACACTTCGTGCTGGCCCTGCTATTTTCTTTGTTGTCACTTGGCTATTTATTAGATAGTGGACTTACTGTTTGGAGCAGAATCCATTTTGCGATTTCTGTTCAGCTAGTATTTTGTTCCTGTTGCTGTTTCATCATTTAATCCATCGGTGGATACAGAGTTTTGGCCTTTGATTATGTATCATTGGTCCATTCTTTCCTAATAAGGAAAAAATGTTCTGCATAACTTTCCATTAATCCACTCATCTTGGAGTTAATTCCAATCTAGCTCGAGCTCTGTGATAAGATTCATTATGATACCATGCCTGAAGTGATACTGAGTCTAGTTCAGTGCTATCGAGCCTTATACCTGCTAGTTGTAAACCATTTTACTTATGGGTCGATGCTAGAAATATGGAatcaaaagaaatatatatagaagaACGGGTAGAATCCTTAGCTTTGATTACATCAGATTGACTATGGTTGGTTGGAATAATACAGCCGGTAATTTTACAGCTTCCGTCCATTTCCATCCGTCGGATCTGCACCAAATAGTCAGATGGAAGCCCATAACTGGTGGTATAGGCTCCTCAACCTCTCTGTGAACTTTTCGGGAAACTCACCTGGGTGGTTTAAGGAATTATATTTGTATTCCACAGGCTTTCATACGCCAGTTTTGTAGTCTTGAATTGATCGCCAGATTCAATTGTCTAAACCCCTTGTCGCTTAAGTCACATCTCTAGTTAGTATATAGCGTCCTTAATCTCTTTTTCGACTGCTTTATTCTGCATTTTCGGTAGTCTATGATTCTAATACCTTAGACCTTATGCGAACTAGTGTCTTCCATGAACGAAGCCTAACTTTATATGTTGTCTCAAATCAGCAACCGGTTTGCTTATCGTATATCGCAGCACAGTTTTCGTGTTATACCAATGGTGTGACAGAGGATGTATAGATGACAGCATAGAATaccgttaaaaaataataaaaaagctaGTGGTCCAAGGTAgctacttttaatttatttcagttaaCTCGTCCTATTTTGATATGGTAACCTtatacaaaactattttattgcTCACTcttaatgtaaatttttattgtggAGAGTTTTGCATTCAATTTCTAAAGCAGTTTTGAAACAATTAGGCGACTGTGAGCGCTACACTTTTCAGCGATTACCAAACCGCGGTGGCCTTGAAATATTGCTCGAAGCTTGTTTCCTTTTTGCTACTCACTTTTTTGGCGGCACATTATCTTTGAAGAAACCATTCACATTACCCGgtggatcataattggcgacaACCCAAACCTTTTCACCACTGAAACAGAGCAttagaaaagttttaaaaattaggCGCCACACTTTGAAATACATGCCACACTCACGACGTCGCATAGGCCACGCCCACTTGCTTCGTGTCGCGCCATATCAGTTGTGTAAAATGTCCGGTATATGGATTGAATACTGACTTGGCGAAATCATATTTGGCGATCTCGTCATACCACATCTTCGCAGGCATATCCGGTGTCACCTGCTGGCCACTGCTGTAATAGATATTCTCACCGTACTTGCCATTCGGGCTGTGCTCCATCTTCTGTCGTTTTGCAAGGTTCTGCAGGAAGAATGAaagaaagttttttaaacttcatCGCATTGCATTATGGTGTACTGCGGCTAACCTGCGCCCATTTAGCGGCGACCTGCGTGAGGTTCGGATTAATGCTGAGCGGTGGTGTGCCGTGCATGGCTCGAAATTTATTGTGCGCCTCCAAGCAACCCTTCTCGAAATCGGCTTGTGATATTGTAATGGGTTTCGGCGGCGGTTGGTTGGGTGCGCCGCTCACGGAAACCTTCTTAATGATAACGGTACGCTTTACCGTAGCCATATCTTCAACGCACCGCACCAAGTAAAGCCAGTCTTGCGGCGCACACAGCTTGTGTACTCAAAGAACGCCACGTATTCAccagaattttgttttataaatatttttcaactgaaGAATAAACAATGAAAACCTCTGACAATTCATTTTGAGTGAGCACTTTCTTTAGAAGTactaaaatatctaaaaattacAAGGGTTTTACAATATTGGTGGCACTTGGCAGCAGTAGAGCTTCTATTAATGCCAGATAATT belongs to Bactrocera dorsalis isolate Fly_Bdor chromosome 1, ASM2337382v1, whole genome shotgun sequence and includes:
- the LOC105231263 gene encoding uncharacterized protein LOC105231263; translation: MNFNEFERDCLQAHNQFRLKHGSPPLALDRGLCNYAKEWAETLARRNILQHRTNNRYGENIYMSVGRPNLRGRDAVTSWYAEVRDYKFGSGAAFSLNTGHFTQVIWKGSKRLGVAMARSGDRIYVVANYDPPGNYDGQFWNNVLPVHKLCAPQDWLYLVRCVEDMATVKRTVIIKKVSVSGAPNQPPPKPITISQADFEKGCLEAHNKFRAMHGTPPLSINPNLTQVAAKWAQNLAKRQKMEHSPNGKYGENIYYSSGQQVTPDMPAKMWYDEIAKYDFAKSVFNPYTGHFTQLIWRDTKQVGVAYATSGEKVWVVANYDPPGNVNGFFKDNVPPKK